The following coding sequences are from one Brooklawnia cerclae window:
- a CDS encoding ABC transporter ATP-binding protein, with protein MNSTDVIAEVNGLGKTYGSFAALTDVTFDIRRGEVLSLLGPNGAGKSTTIEILEGYRNRTSGTVRVLGQDPATAGRAWRARLGIVLQSSGMPEEMTVRELVRHFAAFYPAPRDADQTIAAVGLTEKARSRVSTLSGGQKRRVDVALGIIGRPDLLFLDEPTTGFDPAARREFWTLIEGLRDEGTTVLLTTHYLDEAAHLSDRAVVIAGGRIVAEGAIDALGGAQARMPVVHWRDAAGDHEVRTPEPAAFVSRLHAEQGEAANLQVIRPSLEDIYLGIVQAGRERPEPHGDRAPALASAH; from the coding sequence ATGAACTCCACAGACGTGATCGCCGAGGTCAACGGCCTGGGCAAGACCTACGGCAGCTTCGCCGCACTCACCGATGTCACCTTCGACATCCGGCGCGGAGAGGTGCTCTCCCTGCTCGGCCCCAACGGTGCCGGGAAGAGCACGACTATCGAGATCCTCGAGGGATACCGCAACCGCACCTCCGGCACCGTACGCGTCCTCGGGCAGGACCCCGCCACCGCGGGACGAGCCTGGCGGGCGCGGCTCGGCATCGTCCTGCAATCGAGCGGGATGCCCGAGGAGATGACCGTGCGCGAACTCGTCCGCCACTTCGCGGCCTTCTACCCCGCCCCGCGTGACGCCGACCAGACCATCGCGGCTGTCGGCCTCACCGAGAAGGCACGATCCCGCGTCTCCACGCTCTCCGGTGGGCAGAAACGCCGGGTGGACGTCGCCCTCGGCATCATCGGCAGACCCGATCTCCTGTTCCTGGACGAGCCGACCACCGGCTTCGATCCCGCCGCGAGGCGCGAGTTCTGGACCCTCATCGAGGGGCTCCGCGACGAGGGCACCACCGTGCTGCTCACCACCCACTACCTGGACGAGGCAGCCCACCTGAGCGACCGCGCAGTCGTCATCGCCGGCGGCCGCATCGTCGCCGAGGGGGCCATCGACGCTCTCGGTGGCGCGCAGGCCCGCATGCCCGTCGTCCACTGGCGCGATGCCGCCGGCGACCACGAAGTACGCACCCCCGAGCCCGCGGCATTCGTCTCACGCCTGCACGCCGAGCAGGGCGAGGCCGCGAACCTCCAGGTCATCCGTCCCAGTCTCGAGGACATCTACCTCGGCATCGTCCAGGCCGGTCGTGAACGGCCCGAGCCCCACGGCGACCGGGCCCCCGCGCTCGCGTCCGCCCACTGA